The Aneurinibacillus uraniidurans genome segment TTGTCATGGGAAGATCGTCAAAAACTTGATGCAGAAGCACCGACACATATCCTTGTTCCAAGCGGCTCACGCATTCCGATTGATTACAGTGATCCACAGCAGCCGGTGCTAGCTGTGCGCCTGCAAGAAGTATTCGGATGGATGGAGACACCATGTATTGCAGGAGGACGAGTTCCACTGCTTATGCATTTGCTATCGCCGGCTAACCGTCCGGTACAGGTGACCCGTGACCTGGCTAGTTTTTGGCGTACTACGTATTTTGAAATAAAAAAAGACCTCAAAGGTCGATATCCAAAGCATTATTGGCCCGATGATCCGTTACAGGCACTTCCGACTAGTCGGGTGCGCCCGCGACAATAACTAGCAAAAAAGAACCGTCAGCGCGACGGTTCTTTTTTTTGGTTCCCTATGAGTAATAAGGTGAGATCATGATATACACAATGACGCCGGTAAGGCTGACATACAGCCAAAGCGGCATCGTCCAGCGTGCGATCTTACGGTGTTTGTCCACCTGCATATTCAGACCGCGTGTTACCGAAATAAGTGCCAGTGGAACGATAACAGCGGACAGAACGATGTGTGTGATAAGAACGAAATAGTAGATCGGTCGTAGAATTCCTTCTCCGCCATAGTGTGTAGATGGCGCCAGTGCGTGGTATGTCACATACGAAAGCAGAAACAGGGCTGTTGTTGTGAAAGCCGCAAAAATATAACGGCGGTGGCGCTGAATGTTTTTTTGCTTAATGGAATAAAGAGCAGCCACCAGGAAAATAAATGTGAAGCTGTTCATGACAGCGTTGAAAAACGGCAGAAACGTTAGATTAACGTTGCCAAGGCCGTTGTATTTCGGCATGAAGTATAGAACAGCGACAAGTAAGTTAATAACAATTGTGAGACCCACAATAATCGGGGTATAATTGCGCTGCTTCACCTGCTGATTCATTATTAAAATCACTCCTTGATCTTTCTTTAGTTTTAGCGTAGCCAATCGTCGACAAAAACAACGATTCACGTGTCTTATTGTAGCGCTTTTTTTGTACATACACAGTAAGAAAAATGCAACATAATTGTGAATTAAGCAGATTTGTCCCATATGAGTATACAAGCATGTGAAAACAATCTCAACTAGTTGTTTACTATCTATTTCTACATTATAGTGCTCAGTTTTCATAGTCCTTTTTCTGGCTTAAAAGAGCACGTGTGGAGAATCTGAGAAAGTTTCGTGTTTTAATTGTGACGAATTGATGAATAATAGTGAAACGAACAAGCGGAGTACGACTATCTCTGATATTATAAAAGCGCTATTAAATGTTCTACATCATCTTAGGGTGGATGCGTAAGAGAGGAGATGAAAAAAGGTGAGCAAACAAAAGCTGCTGCGTCGGTCTGGGTTTTTCATCATGGCAGCTTTGGCAATGGTCCTTTTATCTGGATGCGAGCAGTACATCGTGTTAGATCCAAAAGGTCCCGTTGCTGAAGTGGAATACCGAATGATTGTGATTTCCACAATTCTGTGTGCAATCGTCGTGATTCCGGTTCTGGCTATCTTCGCGTATGTCGTATATCGATTCCGCGATAAGCCAGGCAACAATGCACCTTATACCCCACATTGGGACGAGAGTAAGGTGCTTGAGATCATCTGGTGGGGGGTACCAATTCTTATTATCGGTATCCTGGGTTATTTCACAGCACGTGATACATTCGCTCTGGCGAACCCGCCAAAAACTGAAGAGCCACCGATGGTAATTCAGGTTTCATCTATGGACTGGAAATGGGTGTTCCATTATCCGGACCAAAACATCGCTACGGTAAATGAAGTACACATTCCAGTTGGAAAACGGGTTGAGTTCCAGGTAACAGCAGATAATGCACCGATGAACTCTTTCTGGATTCCGCAAATTGTAGGTCAGACGTATACAATGCCAGGTATGGCAATGAAGCTGGGCGCACAAGCTGATCATCCGGGTCAATACTTCGGTTCAGGCGCTAACTTCACAGGTAAAGGATTTGCACACATGCAGTTCAAAGCAATTGCAGAAGAACCTGCTAAGTTTGAACAATGGGTTACCAATGTAAAACAAACAAAGCCGGCTTTGACTCGTGCAGAGTATGAAAAGCTTTATAGTGTACCAGGTCTTGTAGATAAACAAGAGTACTCTTCATATCCGAAAGGAATTTTTGAAGAGCGCGTTATGGAAAACGGTGGAGACAACCACACTGGCCACTTCGAACATAAAGAGGCTGCAAAAGGTGAAATGTCTAAAGAAAGTATGAATAAATAACGCGAAAGGAAGGAGGAAATCCATATGTTAGAAAACATCAACACTTTCGCATCTAAGTTTTTTGTTACGGGCGACCCGATGATCTATGGTGCGGATGTTTCGATTGTATTAGCCACGGTTGGTATTCTTTTTGTTCTGACATATTTCAAAAAATGGGGTTATCTGTGGCGTGAATGGATTACAACAGTTGACCATAAGAAAATCGGTTCAATGTATTTCATCGCTTCGCTGCTTATGTTGTTCCGTGGCGGTGTTGATGCCCTGTTAATGCGTGTTCAGCTAGCAGCACCAGATCTGAAGTTCCTGCATTCTGAGCACTATAATGAGATTTTTACTACGCACGGTACGATTATGATCCTGTTCATGGCGATGCCATTCATGTTCGCCCTGTTCAACTGGGTTGTACCGTTGCAAATTGGTGCGCGTGACGTTGCATTCCCGTTCCTGAACTCCGTAAGTTTCTGGTTGTTCTTCTTCGGTGCAATGTTGTTCAACCTTTCGTTCGTAATCGGTGGTTCTCCGGATGCTGGATGGCTGAGCTATCCGCCGCTTTCGGAAAATGCATTTAGTCATGGACCGGGTCAGAACTTCTACATCTGGGGTGTTCAGATTTCCGGTATCGGTTCCTTGGCGACAGGGATTAACTTCCTTGTAACGATCCTTAAAATGCGTGCTCCGGGCATGAAATTGATGAAGATGCCAATGTTCACCTGGTCTGTTCTGGCTAGCTGCATTATCATTGTCTTCGCTTTCCCGGTGCTGACAGTTACTCTTGCACTGCTGTTCGTAGACCGCTTCTTTGACGCTCACTTCTTTACAATTGACGGTGGCGGTAATCCAATGATGTATGTCAACTTGATCTGGATGTGGGGTCACCCTGAGGTATACATCGTAGTTCTACCAGCCTTCGGTATTTTGTCGGAAGTAGTAAGTACGTTCTCGAAGAAATCGATCTTCGGATACAAATCCATGG includes the following:
- a CDS encoding cytochrome c oxidase subunit II codes for the protein MSKQKLLRRSGFFIMAALAMVLLSGCEQYIVLDPKGPVAEVEYRMIVISTILCAIVVIPVLAIFAYVVYRFRDKPGNNAPYTPHWDESKVLEIIWWGVPILIIGILGYFTARDTFALANPPKTEEPPMVIQVSSMDWKWVFHYPDQNIATVNEVHIPVGKRVEFQVTADNAPMNSFWIPQIVGQTYTMPGMAMKLGAQADHPGQYFGSGANFTGKGFAHMQFKAIAEEPAKFEQWVTNVKQTKPALTRAEYEKLYSVPGLVDKQEYSSYPKGIFEERVMENGGDNHTGHFEHKEAAKGEMSKESMNK
- a CDS encoding DUF420 domain-containing protein, whose amino-acid sequence is MNQQVKQRNYTPIIVGLTIVINLLVAVLYFMPKYNGLGNVNLTFLPFFNAVMNSFTFIFLVAALYSIKQKNIQRHRRYIFAAFTTTALFLLSYVTYHALAPSTHYGGEGILRPIYYFVLITHIVLSAVIVPLALISVTRGLNMQVDKHRKIARWTMPLWLYVSLTGVIVYIMISPYYS